One part of the Nymphalis io chromosome 22, ilAglIoxx1.1, whole genome shotgun sequence genome encodes these proteins:
- the LOC126777379 gene encoding origin recognition complex subunit 6 has product MATHNKTLKLIATKLGIGDEDKVINKAAEFERLLQTKSIAGSSITDTSKIVICLDLAASIFGSDLDNKAAVKYSGLKGPSYVNCKKVVENLLEINNDKLTIHFLCVSIQCMGVQTLAENILEEYQRQAKTDIDLNLPQYVCMAVYQACRVNKVKISKSKLIEKSRLKPAQWTKLDADWTKFVDEKFASVKKRGRPAKTIEKNDEDKLMEVDNEIPKEEKPSEPQIEPYEVWKKRMLETAYKELKELEKKQNETEDNERMKKMKEQLSSPRRSPRKTPQKFSPYKSPIKPTNGIRLLFPREL; this is encoded by the exons ATGGCTACacataacaaaacattaaagttAATTGCTACAAAATTGGGTATTGGTGACGAAGATAAAGTTAtaaa TAAGGCAGCAGAATTCGAACGATTATTGCAAACAAAATCTATTGCAGGCAGTAGTATAACAGATACCAGcaaaattgtaatttgtttgGACCTTGCTGCATCTATTTTTGGGTCAGATTTGGACAAT AAAGCAGCAGTCAAATACTCTGGTTTGAAAGGTCCATCGTACGTAAACTGTAAAAAAGTTGTGGAAAatcttttagaaataaataatgacaaactGACAATTCATTTTCTGTGTGTGTCTATACAATGTATGGGTGTGCAAACTCTCGCTGAAAATATCCTTGAAGAGTATCAGAGACAAGCCAAGACT gatATTGATTTGAATTTACCACAATATGTGTGCATGGCTGTATATCAAGCTTGCAG AGTAAATAAAGTGAAGATTTCGAAGagcaaattaatagaaaaatctaGATTAAAACCTGCACAGTGGACAAAACTCGATGCAGATTGGACTAAATTTGTTGATGAAAAATTCGCCTCTGTGAAGAAAAGAGGTAGACCGGCTAAAACTATAGAAAAAAATG ACGAAGACAAATTAATGGAAGTGGATAACGAAATTCCGAAAGAAGAAAAGCCATCAGAACCTCAAATAGAACCTTACGAAGTCTGGAAAAAACGTATGCTAGAAACCGCTTACAAAGAATTAAAAGAGCTAGAAAAGAAACAAAACGAGACAGAAGATAACGAGAGAATGAAAAAGATGAAGGAACAGCTGTCGTCACCGAGACGATCGCCAAGAAAGACGCCACAAAAATTTTCGCCTTACAAAAGCCCAATAAAACCCACTAATGGAATAAGGCTTTTGTTTCCCAGGGAATTATGA
- the LOC126777374 gene encoding guanine nucleotide-binding protein G(s) subunit alpha encodes MGCFGSPGAKSGEDDAKSQKRRSDAITRQLQKDKQLYRATHRLLLLGAGESGKSTIVKQMRILHVNGFSDKERREKIEDIKKNIRDAILTITGAMSTLTPPIPLEKPENKARVDYIQDVASQPDFDYPSEFYEHTEELWKDHGVQRTYERSNEYQLIDCAKYFLDQVHIIKRADYTPTEQDILRCRVLTSGIFETQFVVDKVNFHMFDVGGQRDERRKWIQCFNDVTAIIFVTACSSYNMVLREDPTQNRLRESLDLFKSIWNNRWLRTISVILFLNKQDLLAEKVLAGKSRLEEYFAEFARYQTPPDACPDARDHPEVARAKYFIRDEFLRISTASGDGKHYCYPHFTCAVDTENIKRVFNDCRDIIQRMHLRQYELL; translated from the exons ATGGGTTGCTTCGGGTCGCCGGGCGCCAAGAGTGGCGAGGATGACGCCAAATCACAGAAGCGACGCAGTGACGCAATTACCCGCCAACTGCAAAAAGATAAGCAG ctATATCGCGCAACGCATCGCCTGCTACTACTCGGGGCTGGTGAGTCAGGGAAATCAACGATCGTCAAGCAAATGCGCATCCTCCATGTGAACGGCTTCTCCGACAAGGAGCGACGCGAGAAGATCGAGGACATCAAGAAGAACATACGAGATGCGATACTT ACAATCACTGGCGCGATGAGCACCCTGACTCCGCCCATCCCGCTCGAAAAACCGGAGAACAAGGCGCGCGTCGATTATATACAG GATGTAGCGTCCCAACCGGATTTCGATTACCCATCAGAGTTCTACGAACACACGGAGGAGCTGTGGAAGGACCACGGCGTTCAGCGCACCTACGAGCGCAGTAACGAATACCAACTCATCGACTGTGCCAAGTA CTTCCTGGACCAGGTGCACATCATAAAGCGCGCCGACTACACGCCCACGGAGCAGGACATCCTGCGCTGCCGAGTGCTCACCTCCGGCATCTTCGAGACGCAGTTCGTCGTCGACAAAGTCAATTTCCA TATGTTCGACGTGGGCGGTCAGCGGGACGAGCGGCGCAAGTGGATCCAGTGCTTCAACGACGTGACGGCGATCATCTTCGTGACGGCCTGCTCCTCCTACAACATGGTGCTGCGTGAGGACCCCACGCAGAACCGCCTCAGAGAGTCGCTCGACCTCTTCAAGAGCATATGGAACAATAG ATGGCTGCGCACGATATCGGTGATCCTGTTCCTGAACAAGCAGGACCTGCTGGCGGAGAAGGTGCTGGCGGGCAAGTCCCGGCTGGAGGAGTACTTCGCGGAGTTCGCGCGCTACCAGACGCCGCCCGACGCGTGCCCCGACGCGCGGGACCACCCCGAGGTCGCGCGCGCCAAGTACTTCATCCGGGACGAGTTCCTC CGCATCAGCACGGCGAGCGGGGACGGCAAGCACTACTGCTACCCGCACTTCACGTGCGCGGTGGACACGGAGAACATCAAGCGCGTGTTCAACGACTGCCGCGACATCATCCAGCGCATGCACCTGCGGCAGTACGAGCTGCTCTAA